One Verrucomicrobiaceae bacterium genomic window carries:
- a CDS encoding MBL fold metallo-hydrolase, whose translation MLRFLFLSLVGLAGFTTAHAAAEELVPGIWVFPSTCNTYLLRDGDAALVIDPGDAAFLEQLPKLGIRKIEQILLTGHHRELLQGIHRIDPNVPVAAPKEEQAFLENPTDFRKWRPKNGDKFTVHGSSYLRPPARPVQVQRWLANGDVIDWHGRSIRCISTPGHSPGGMSFALGDQLFLGGLMHDGSRMTNWFDTEWDYGFAKGLDALISSVAKLTALKPVTAFSAQGPLIRDATRQLQTYHDRLTAFRPDYIRGYPVETLGKRGPHPATKPTAAQYIVQVTPHLYMFGPEMAGKNFAILIADSGHALLLDCGLFPRLVLEQILRDMKKHLGLKKIDACWISHSHGDHFTLADVLKEHGVKLWTMDSIVDKCQNPRAYDFPAMITNYGVPFESAKIDRVLKAGDVFDWEGYKLHIDWMPGQTEYGNALWLELDGKKVVFTGDNLFGDPADPAQNGHECVVARNSAITEEGYLHAANYLKQLQPDIIMGAHGVLMTEPAAFIDRYHAWALRIIAQYKQLLPDSSYEYGYDPYWVSAYPYRVDLTQSDTQTVQITIRNFRDRPQTHRIQLAMPAGIPAEPPVLKGTIPAKSRQSFPVTLHVKNREKQPAGVQIVPFDITLDRQHHGQLFDFLLMTKPEPAKR comes from the coding sequence ATGCTGCGCTTTCTTTTCCTCTCACTCGTAGGTCTTGCTGGATTCACAACAGCTCATGCGGCCGCTGAAGAGCTGGTGCCGGGCATCTGGGTCTTTCCGAGCACCTGCAATACTTACCTGCTGCGGGATGGAGATGCGGCCTTGGTCATCGATCCGGGTGATGCGGCTTTTTTGGAGCAATTGCCCAAGCTGGGCATTCGCAAAATCGAGCAAATCTTGCTCACTGGCCACCACCGGGAGCTGCTCCAGGGCATCCACCGCATCGACCCCAATGTGCCTGTTGCCGCGCCGAAGGAGGAGCAGGCCTTTTTGGAAAACCCGACCGATTTCCGCAAATGGCGACCCAAAAACGGCGACAAATTCACCGTCCACGGCTCCAGCTACCTGCGCCCGCCTGCTCGCCCCGTCCAAGTCCAGCGTTGGCTGGCTAATGGCGATGTCATCGACTGGCATGGCCGGTCCATCCGCTGCATCAGCACACCGGGGCACTCCCCTGGCGGCATGAGCTTTGCCCTGGGCGATCAGCTCTTCCTCGGCGGCCTCATGCACGATGGCTCACGCATGACGAACTGGTTCGACACCGAGTGGGACTACGGTTTTGCTAAGGGACTCGATGCGCTGATTTCCTCCGTGGCCAAACTCACCGCTCTGAAGCCCGTGACCGCCTTCTCAGCGCAAGGACCACTCATCCGCGATGCCACGCGGCAGCTTCAGACCTACCACGATCGCCTCACTGCCTTCCGCCCCGACTACATCCGTGGCTACCCAGTTGAGACACTCGGCAAACGCGGCCCACACCCCGCTACCAAGCCCACAGCGGCGCAATACATCGTCCAGGTCACACCGCATCTCTACATGTTCGGCCCGGAGATGGCGGGGAAGAACTTCGCCATCCTCATCGCCGATAGCGGCCACGCCTTGCTGCTCGACTGCGGCCTTTTCCCACGACTCGTGCTGGAGCAAATCCTCCGCGACATGAAAAAACACCTCGGGCTCAAAAAAATCGACGCCTGCTGGATCAGCCACTCCCACGGCGACCACTTTACCCTGGCCGATGTGCTCAAAGAACACGGCGTGAAACTCTGGACCATGGACAGCATCGTGGACAAATGCCAGAACCCACGCGCCTACGACTTCCCCGCCATGATCACCAACTATGGCGTGCCCTTTGAAAGCGCCAAAATCGACCGCGTGCTCAAAGCAGGCGATGTCTTCGACTGGGAAGGCTACAAGCTGCACATCGACTGGATGCCCGGCCAGACCGAGTACGGCAATGCGCTGTGGCTGGAGCTCGATGGCAAAAAAGTCGTCTTTACCGGCGACAACCTCTTTGGCGACCCCGCCGATCCCGCACAAAACGGCCACGAATGCGTCGTCGCCCGCAACAGCGCCATCACCGAGGAAGGCTACCTCCACGCCGCGAACTACCTGAAGCAGCTCCAGCCCGACATCATCATGGGAGCCCACGGCGTGCTCATGACCGAGCCCGCCGCCTTCATCGACCGCTACCACGCCTGGGCCCTGCGCATCATCGCCCAATACAAACAGCTCCTCCCAGATAGCAGCTACGAATACGGTTACGATCCCTACTGGGTCAGCGCCTATCCCTACCGTGTCGATCTCACTCAAAGCGACACCCAGACCGTGCAGATCACCATCCGCAACTTCCGCGACCGACCGCAAACGCACCGCATCCAGCTCGCCATGCCCGCGGGCATCCCCGCCGAGCCCCCAGTGCTAAAAGGCACCATCCCCGCAAAAAGCCGCCAATCTTTCCCAGTGACCCTCCACGTCAAAAATCGTGAAAAACAGCCCGCCGGTGTCCAAATCGTGCCCTTTGACATCACTCTTGATCGCCAACACCACGGCCAGCTCTTCGACTTTTTGCTGATGACCAAGCCTGAGCCAGCAAAGCGCTGA
- a CDS encoding rhodanese-like domain-containing protein, translating to MKKLLALVLAMFASSVMAAEFPDISIADLKQAIADKKVTVIDVNGAASYTRGHVPGAINFATEKDNLASKLPSDKGALVVAYCGGPSCSAYKAAANKASELGYTNVKHLSAGISGWLQAGEATEK from the coding sequence ATGAAGAAACTCCTTGCCCTCGTCCTCGCCATGTTCGCCAGCTCCGTGATGGCCGCTGAATTTCCAGACATCAGCATCGCTGATCTGAAGCAGGCTATCGCCGACAAGAAGGTGACCGTCATCGACGTGAACGGCGCTGCCTCCTACACCCGTGGCCACGTCCCCGGAGCGATCAACTTCGCCACCGAAAAGGACAACCTCGCCTCCAAGCTCCCCTCTGACAAGGGTGCCCTGGTCGTCGCCTATTGCGGTGGTCCTTCCTGCAGCGCCTACAAAGCCGCTGCCAACAAGGCCTCCGAACTTGGCTACACGAACGTGAAGCACCTTTCCGCTGGTATCTCTGGCTGGCTGCAGGCCGGTGAAGCCACTGAGAAGTAA
- the sufT gene encoding putative Fe-S cluster assembly protein SufT has product MHSSLELKREVDAIQIPSGDSIKLPLGMKVIITQSLGGTYTVATDFGLARIQAQDADALGMDPAADKKAEASTSSNVPTDVSDLEGQVWNQLKNVYDPEIPVNIVDLGLVYDCKVEADAEGKNKAIVKMTLTAPGCGMGPTIAADAQSRIMTIEEMDDAAVELCWDPPWNKDMISIEGKMKLGMI; this is encoded by the coding sequence ATGCACTCCTCCCTTGAACTGAAACGCGAAGTCGATGCCATCCAGATCCCCAGCGGGGACAGCATCAAACTCCCGCTCGGGATGAAGGTCATCATCACCCAGTCCCTCGGTGGCACCTACACCGTCGCCACCGACTTTGGCCTCGCTCGCATCCAGGCACAGGACGCTGATGCGCTCGGCATGGACCCAGCCGCAGATAAGAAAGCTGAGGCCAGCACCTCCTCGAACGTCCCCACCGACGTCAGCGACCTCGAAGGCCAGGTCTGGAACCAACTCAAAAACGTCTATGACCCGGAAATCCCGGTCAATATCGTCGATCTCGGCCTCGTGTATGACTGCAAGGTCGAAGCCGATGCCGAAGGCAAAAACAAGGCCATCGTCAAAATGACCCTCACGGCCCCCGGCTGCGGCATGGGCCCCACCATCGCCGCCGATGCCCAGAGCCGCATCATGACCATCGAGGAGATGGACGACGCCGCCGTCGAACTCTGCTGGGACCCGCCTTGGAACAAAGACATGATCTCCATCGAGGGCAAAATGAAGCTCGGAATGATCTAA
- a CDS encoding bifunctional aldolase/short-chain dehydrogenase produces MQSLWNDQEAATFGTDLLGQRVYTSRLLGKNPALVLHGGGNTSVKITEKDYFGDSVDICYVKGSGWDLATIEREGFAPVRMAALLKMAKLPTMTDEDMVLQQRAAMTNPNAPAASIEAILHAILPFKFVDHSHANAISALTCATDGEKRTQELFGKKVLVLPYVMPGFVLAKQVFEVLQKTDLRKEGIEGIVLLKHGLFTFADDAKASYEKHIELVTKAEAYLASKSANPVTPVNEVKTDLLALSKLRQLVSKTRGFPQIARLSTSEAALTYSSLPNIADCGARGPLTPDHSIRTKRIPAVLGDDHAASIQTFAANYESYFKAHATNQTMLDAAPRFAVWPGNGIVSFGDTLKDAKIVADIAESTAATVALGERTGGWAPLSEKDIFDIEYWDLEQAKLRKGPARKVHQGKVALVTGCAAGIGFAIAESLAEQGAQVVGLDIDKEIPQIMAKIGAIGIVVNLTEDQPVQDAIDFTVREFGGIDIVVSNAGIFPKNDALDVMAQTDWDRTIMINLTSHQKLMNKVIPFVKHSPDGSIIFVGSRNFKAPGPGASAYSCSKAALTQLCRVAALELAPWKIRVNIVHPDAVFDTKLWTPETLAKSAARYNMTIEEYKTKNLMKVEIRSKDIGNMVAAMASPLFAKVTGAQIPVDGGNDRVI; encoded by the coding sequence ATGCAGTCCCTCTGGAACGACCAAGAAGCCGCCACATTCGGAACCGACCTCCTCGGCCAACGCGTTTACACCAGCCGCCTCCTCGGCAAAAACCCCGCCCTCGTGCTCCACGGCGGCGGCAACACCTCCGTCAAAATCACCGAGAAGGACTACTTCGGCGACAGCGTGGATATTTGCTACGTCAAAGGCTCCGGCTGGGATCTGGCGACCATCGAGCGAGAAGGCTTCGCACCTGTGCGCATGGCCGCGCTGCTGAAGATGGCCAAACTGCCCACCATGACCGATGAGGACATGGTCCTGCAGCAACGCGCCGCGATGACCAACCCCAATGCCCCCGCCGCCAGCATTGAGGCCATTTTGCACGCCATTCTGCCCTTCAAGTTCGTCGATCATAGCCACGCCAACGCCATCTCCGCCCTCACCTGCGCCACCGACGGCGAAAAACGCACTCAGGAGCTTTTTGGCAAAAAAGTGCTCGTTTTGCCCTATGTGATGCCTGGCTTCGTTTTGGCCAAACAGGTCTTCGAGGTGCTCCAGAAGACCGATCTGCGCAAAGAAGGCATCGAAGGCATCGTCCTCCTCAAACACGGCCTCTTCACCTTCGCCGACGACGCCAAAGCCAGCTACGAAAAGCACATCGAACTCGTCACCAAGGCTGAAGCCTACCTCGCCTCAAAATCCGCCAATCCAGTCACTCCGGTCAACGAAGTCAAAACCGACCTCCTCGCCCTCTCCAAGCTCCGCCAGCTTGTCTCCAAGACCCGCGGCTTCCCCCAAATCGCCCGCCTCAGCACCAGCGAGGCCGCTTTGACCTACTCAAGCCTGCCGAACATCGCCGATTGCGGCGCTCGCGGCCCCTTGACGCCCGATCACAGCATCCGCACGAAGCGCATCCCCGCCGTGCTCGGTGACGACCACGCCGCCAGCATCCAAACCTTCGCCGCGAACTACGAAAGCTACTTCAAAGCCCACGCAACGAATCAGACCATGCTCGACGCCGCCCCGCGCTTCGCCGTGTGGCCCGGAAATGGCATCGTGAGCTTTGGCGATACCTTGAAGGACGCCAAAATCGTCGCCGACATCGCCGAAAGCACCGCCGCCACCGTCGCCCTCGGCGAGCGCACCGGCGGCTGGGCACCGCTCAGCGAAAAAGACATCTTCGACATCGAATACTGGGACCTCGAACAGGCCAAACTCCGCAAAGGCCCCGCCCGCAAAGTGCATCAGGGCAAGGTCGCCCTCGTCACCGGCTGCGCCGCCGGCATCGGCTTCGCCATCGCTGAATCCTTGGCCGAGCAAGGTGCCCAAGTCGTCGGTCTCGACATCGACAAAGAAATCCCGCAGATCATGGCCAAGATCGGTGCCATCGGCATCGTCGTGAACCTCACCGAGGACCAGCCCGTGCAGGACGCCATCGACTTCACCGTCCGCGAGTTCGGCGGCATCGACATCGTCGTCAGCAACGCCGGCATCTTCCCCAAAAACGACGCCCTCGACGTCATGGCGCAGACCGATTGGGACCGCACGATCATGATCAACCTCACCAGCCATCAAAAGCTCATGAATAAGGTCATCCCCTTCGTGAAGCACAGCCCCGATGGCAGCATCATCTTCGTCGGCAGCCGCAACTTCAAAGCCCCCGGCCCCGGCGCCAGCGCCTACTCCTGCTCCAAGGCAGCCCTCACGCAGCTCTGCCGTGTCGCCGCCCTCGAGCTCGCCCCGTGGAAGATCCGCGTCAACATCGTCCACCCCGACGCCGTCTTCGACACCAAACTCTGGACCCCCGAAACCCTCGCCAAAAGCGCCGCCCGCTACAACATGACCATCGAGGAATACAAGACCAAAAACCTCATGAAAGTCGAGATCCGCTCCAAAGACATCGGCAACATGGTCGCCGCCATGGCCAGCCCGCTGTTCGCCAAAGTCACTGGTGCGCAGATTCCGGTGGATGGAGGTAATGACCGGGTGATTTAA
- a CDS encoding helix-turn-helix transcriptional regulator codes for MPTARTKKPLPQVTDEALALIASWFRTLAEPSRLKILRALEAAGEQNITELVEATGLTQANVSRHVQSLVDAGMVGRRKEGLTVICFIADPSITELCDNVCSNLMKRLANQVKKLGGA; via the coding sequence ATGCCCACTGCCCGCACCAAGAAACCGCTCCCCCAAGTCACGGATGAAGCATTGGCACTCATTGCCTCTTGGTTCCGCACCCTTGCAGAACCCAGTCGGCTTAAAATCCTACGTGCCCTAGAAGCGGCCGGTGAACAAAACATCACCGAACTCGTCGAGGCCACAGGACTCACCCAGGCGAACGTTTCACGCCATGTGCAGTCCCTCGTCGATGCTGGAATGGTCGGTCGTCGTAAAGAAGGCCTGACCGTGATCTGCTTCATCGCTGATCCGAGCATCACGGAACTCTGCGATAACGTATGCAGCAACCTCATGAAACGCCTCGCCAACCAAGTGAAGAAGCTGGGCGGTGCGTAG
- a CDS encoding DUF2892 domain-containing protein, whose protein sequence is MKLENAIRALAGTMILASLALAHYVNPNWIWLTVFVGANLLQSAFTGFCPAENVLRKLGVGKGGTSCCG, encoded by the coding sequence ATGAAACTCGAAAATGCCATCCGTGCCCTCGCTGGCACCATGATCCTCGCTAGCCTAGCCCTCGCTCATTATGTGAATCCGAACTGGATCTGGCTGACCGTTTTTGTCGGCGCAAATCTGCTGCAATCTGCCTTCACCGGCTTTTGCCCAGCTGAGAATGTGCTGAGGAAACTCGGTGTCGGAAAAGGTGGGACTTCATGCTGTGGCTGA
- a CDS encoding efflux RND transporter periplasmic adaptor subunit, whose amino-acid sequence MNRLLLPLLLLTACGKHDAPHNAAASLPSATVQTQQAAWLPHTATEEVVGTVRSKLRAAVEAKVSGRVLEYSATPGTLVKTGDLLARLDVQEIQAKVDQARAMLEQAKREFDRQKSLMTNNATTRQEFDAAETRVKIGNGAVSEAETMMSYAKVTAPFDGVITRKLADVGDLAMPGKPLLEIEAPTALRFEADLPEAILDRVKLGAKMSVRLAKVVEGTVSEISPVADPVSRTFSVKLDLPQSDGLRTGQFGRVSVPVAEVKLLLVPQSAVLKRGQMELIFVAKDGKAALRLVKTGKVLEGRVEVLSGLEEGEQVIVSDTSKLIDGQPVTIQP is encoded by the coding sequence ATGAATCGCCTTTTACTCCCACTCCTGCTTCTGACTGCCTGTGGCAAACACGATGCGCCGCACAACGCTGCTGCCTCATTGCCGAGTGCGACGGTTCAGACACAACAGGCTGCATGGCTCCCACACACTGCCACGGAGGAAGTCGTCGGCACGGTGCGCTCAAAGCTACGCGCCGCTGTCGAGGCGAAAGTCAGTGGTCGCGTGCTTGAATACTCCGCAACGCCGGGCACTTTGGTGAAAACGGGCGATTTGCTCGCTCGGCTCGATGTGCAGGAGATTCAGGCGAAGGTCGATCAAGCCCGCGCGATGCTCGAACAGGCAAAACGCGAGTTTGATCGCCAAAAGTCGCTCATGACCAACAATGCGACCACGCGGCAGGAATTCGATGCAGCAGAGACTCGCGTGAAAATCGGCAACGGAGCTGTCAGCGAGGCCGAAACGATGATGAGCTACGCCAAAGTCACGGCACCTTTCGATGGCGTGATCACGCGAAAACTCGCCGATGTGGGTGATCTGGCCATGCCGGGCAAGCCACTGCTCGAAATCGAAGCGCCGACGGCGCTACGCTTTGAGGCGGATCTCCCCGAAGCGATCCTCGACCGTGTGAAGCTGGGTGCGAAGATGTCCGTGCGTCTCGCAAAGGTCGTGGAAGGCACGGTGAGCGAAATTTCGCCTGTAGCCGATCCTGTGAGCCGCACTTTCAGTGTGAAGCTCGATCTGCCGCAGTCCGATGGCCTGCGCACGGGCCAGTTTGGCCGTGTTTCAGTGCCCGTGGCAGAGGTGAAGCTGCTCCTCGTGCCACAAAGCGCCGTTTTGAAGCGTGGGCAGATGGAACTCATCTTTGTAGCCAAGGACGGCAAAGCCGCGCTGCGGCTCGTGAAGACGGGTAAAGTGCTGGAAGGTCGCGTGGAGGTGCTCTCCGGCCTGGAAGAAGGTGAACAGGTCATCGTGAGCGACACCTCAAAGCTCATCGACGGCCAACCCGTGACGATCCAGCCATGA